Proteins from a genomic interval of Channa argus isolate prfri chromosome 11, Channa argus male v1.0, whole genome shotgun sequence:
- the si:dkey-190g11.3 gene encoding ATP synthase subunit C lysine N-methyltransferase — translation MEDSIEMILQDYSRVLPTSTPHPVLSACTGALVTSLYGVWSLFAIPGFRKIPWNLKVPYLPSSKAQTLNTMKLLEGRAGRLADLGSGDGRLVFAASSAGFQCTGFEINSILLTYSKSKASWKGVPPSQATFVNKDFWKTDLSAYNNVTAFLAPGVMEVLAEKLLKELPDDARVIACRFPFPWPHQSSAGSGLDQTFAYDISTVRRHLRNSLNTAV, via the exons ATGGAGGACTCCATTGAGATGATTCTGCAAGACTACAGCAGGGTCCTTCCTACTAGTACCCCCCATCCTGTGCTGTCAGCCTGCACAGGTGCTCTGGTCACAAGCCTGTATGGTGTATGGAGTCTCTTTGCCATACCTGGCTTTCGTAAAATCCCATGGAACCTCAAG GTTCCTTATTTACCCTCCAGTAAAGCTCAGACACTAAACACTATGAAGCTGCTTGAGGGACGAGCAGGTCGATTAGCAGATCTGGGATCAGGAGATGGAAGGCTG GTGTTTGCAGCCTCTTCAGCTGGTTTCCAGTGCACTGGGTTTGAGATTAACTCCATTTTACTGACATACAGCAAGAGCAAGGCCAGCTGGAAAGGAGTGCCCCCAAGCCAGGCAACCTTTGTTAACAAAGATTTCTGGAAG ACGGATTTATCCGCATACAACAATGTGACAGCTTTCCTTGCTCCAGGAGTG ATGGAGGTGCTGGCTGAGAAGCTGCTGAAAGAGCTTCCCGATGACGCGCGTGTCATTGCTTGTCGTTTTCCTTTCCCCTGGCCGCATCAATCGTCTGCTGGCTCTGGTCTTGACCAGACTTTCGCTTATGACATCAGCACTGTCAGAAGGCACCTGAGAAATTCACTGAACAcagcagtataa
- the plk2b gene encoding serine/threonine-protein kinase PLK2b, with protein MEVQRNIGPQQSNSSSMCESTQRSCEPRRKRMDERSAPSEMARIITDPATGKCYCRGKVLGKGGFAKCYEMTDLSTSKVYAAKIIPHARVSKPHQREKIDREIELHRALHHKHIVHFYHHFEDKENIYILLEYCSRKSLAHILKARKVLTEPEVRYYLRQIVSGLKYLHEQEILHRDLKLGNFFVSDTMELKVGDFGLAAKLEPAGNRRKTICGTPNYLSPEVLNKQGHGCESDIWALGCVMYTMLLGRPPFETTNLKETYRCIREARYSMPSSLSPQAKQLIANLLAKIPGDRPNLDHILRHDFFTQGFSPERLPASCCHSAPDFHVSSPAKSFFKKAAAALFGGKRDKVKYYETLNKLTKEEEEIYKLQHDLERTMISQQQSKQISENGSLLPPFAESPVAPATESESPTMRDTIRLIVRGSLGSCSSSSECLEDNTTGSVAETVASVLRGCLENMPKANDSPQCSNSCSLQWVTKWVDYSNKYGFGYQLSDHTVGVLFNNGTHMSLLPDRKTIHYYAELGQCSVFPTCEVPEHFVGQVTVLKYFSHYMEENLMDGGDLGSMTDAHMPRLYLLQWLKSDRALMMLFNDGTFQVNFYHDHTKIILCCQKDEYMLTYINEDRVSKTFKLSSLLTSGCPTDLRERMVYSLNMLLQRCS; from the exons ATGGAAGTACAGAGAAATATCGGACCGCAACagtccaacagcagcagcatgtgtgAATCGACGCAGAGGTCTTGTGAACCTCGCCGAAAGAGAATGGATGAGCGCAGTGCGCCTTCAGAGATGGCCAGGATAATTACCGACCCTGCCACCGGGAAGTGCTACTGCCGTGGAAAAGTTTTGGGCAAG gGAGGGTTCGCCAAGTGCTACGAGATGACCGACCTGTCCACAAGCAAAGTTTACGCAGCCAAAATTATCCCACACGCGCGCGTCTCCAAACCTCACCAGCGGGAGAAG ATTGACAGAGAAATCGAACTGCACAGAGCATTGCACCATAAACACATAGTGCACTTTTATCATCATTTTGAGGACAAGGAGAACATCTACATTCTGCTGGAATACTGTAGTAGAAAA tctCTAGCTCATATCCTGAAGGCTCGCAAAGTACTCACTGAGCCGGAGGTGCGTTATTATCTAAGACAGATTGTCTCTGGACTGAAGTACCTGCATGAACAAGAAATACTTCATAGAGACCTGAAACTTG GTAATTTCTTTGTGAGTGACACGATGGAGCTGAAGGTCGGGGACTTTGGTCTTGCTGCCAAGTTGGAGCCAGCAGGAAACAGGAGGAAGACTATCTGTGGGACTCCCAACTATCTGTCCCCTGAGGTGCTCAACAAGCAGGGCCATGGTTGTGAATCCGACATCTGGGCACTTGGCTGTGTAAT GTACACAATGCTGTTGGGCAGACCACCATTTGAAACCACCAACCTCAAGGAGACATACAGGTGTATTAGAGAGGCCCGTTACTCCATGCCCTCCTCCCTGTCGCCACAGGCTAAGCAGTTAATTGCCAATCTGCTTGCCAAGATTCCTGGGGACAGACCCAACCTGGACCACATTCTGAGGCACGATTTCTTCACACAG GGCTTTAGTCCAGAGCGTCTGCCGGCTAGCTGTTGCCATTCAGCACCAGATTTCCATGTCTCCAGTCCCGCCAAGAGCTTCTTCAAGAAGGCTGCCGCTGCCCTCTTCGGTGGGAAGAGAGACAAGGTCAAATATTACGAGACTCTGA ATAAATTAaccaaagaggaagaagagatcTACAAATTGCAGCACGACCTGGAGAGGACTATGATTAGCCAGCAACAAAGCAAACAGATTTCTGAG AATGGAAGTCTACTTCCGCCATTTGCCGAGAGCCCCGTTGCCCCGGCAACAGAGAGCGAGTCCCCGACGATGCGAGACACCATTCGCCTGATAGTCAGGGGGAGTCTGgggagctgcagcagcagcagtgaat GTCTGGAGGACAACACAACAGGGAGTGTGGCTGAGACTGTTGCAAGTGTATTGAGGGGATGCTTGGAGAATATGCCTAAAG CAAATGACAGTCCTCAGTGCTCAAACAGCTGCAGTCTTCAATGGGTGACTAAATGGGTGGACTACTCTAACAAGTACGGCTTTGGCTACCAGTTGTCTGATCACACCGTGGGAGTTCTCTTCAATAACGGCACTCACATGAGCCTCCTGCCTGACAGAAA GACCATCCATTACTATGCAGAGTTGGGCCAGTGCTCGGTCTTCCCCACCTGTGAGGTTCCTGAACACTTTGTGGGCCAAGTGACTGTGCTCAAGTACTTCTCCCACTACATGGAGGAGAATCTCATGGAC ggtgGGGACTTGGGTAGCATGACGGATGCACACATGCCCAGACTCTACTTGCTGCAGTGGCTCAAGTCGGACCGCGCCCTCATGATGCTCTTTAATGACGGCACATTCCAG GTCAACTTTTACCACGACCACACCAAGATCATTCTATGTTGCCAGAAAGATGAGTACATGCTGACATACATCAACGAGGACCGTGTCTCAAAAACCTTCAAACTCAGCTCTCTGCTTACATCTGGCTGCCCCACTGACTTGCGTGAACGTATGGTGTACTCCCTCAACATGCTTCTTCAGAGATGCAGTTAA